In Longimicrobiales bacterium, a single window of DNA contains:
- a CDS encoding serine hydrolase has protein sequence MAVVAVTTAACLSPMGADAQTREVAFSTDEGTWLSLDVSPRRDGLVFELLGDIYALPVAGGAATPVLTGTAFQSQPRYSPDGLWLAYISDESGADNLWVARSDGSGARPITDRTGSTFISPEWSVDGETLFVTVVTGAFQRVAELWGFDVADGSETRLLENGNGPPAPLVSSPAPGPYGGSVAPDGSIYYTSVTPRPYGSRTGASSAVMRYDPAVGRSAPVPLEGIQAMKPRVSPDGRTLIYAAMRDGRTGLKARDLSAGTERWIAYPIQRNQLEGRATRDLLPNYAFTPDGSALLVELRGRIHRLDLTTDEVTPVPFEAAVRLQVAERLDFPRPVETGPVRGRRAHGVAAAPNGRLAFSSLARIWVADAVGSTPRRLTDEPRPREFMPAWSPDGRWIAYVTWTEEGGHLWKASAAGGVPERLSDAPALWADPVWTPDGNAVIALRASLGAAASVPSLGPGTAVPPSADIVSVPTNGGAHRTIASSNGLRFPHFGPATDAVYLSSGEAGLLRFPLAGGPPETVATMAGPPAAELRISPDGRFVAVRAGPTVIRVQMPVAVAAGPVPLTHEGPSLTSAGATSVAWTPDGTSLLWTEGPRIGRAGTDGATPPTTTPFGVEVPRATSTGTVVLSGAKLVTMRGDEVIERGDVVVTNGRITWVGPTGTQPPDGARVIDVSGRVIVPGFIDVHAHFGARSELLEPEGTFAFSNLAFGITTVRNPQASLDVFELADVIEADGVPAPRVVSTGPGLFGMLNLQSYEQTLALLRRYRDEYGTHVLKSYLVGDRQQRAWVVQASRELGMMPTTEGGADTKADLTYAIDGFSGNEHAVPVAPIYDDIVQLFARTGMTYTPTLVVSFGAALPIYRLLAEERPHEDARASRWHAEGELYQRSSTRQLWFAPEDFSNIEVAQGADAILGAGGNVALGGHGEVQGLSNHWEMKLLAAGGMSNHDVLRVATIMGAEAIGYDSDLGSIAVGKLADLVVLNRDPLTDIEATQDIDRVMRGGVLYDGFTLDEVWPTPRSRPVPWKLRKFTTPATAVAGIEQAVRDAMDRTRTPGVAVAVVHRGEVLMSKGFGLANIETGSAVTTQTMFQTGSVGKQFTAAGVMVLVEDGRIDLDESIRVHLPEAPESWQAITLRHLLTHSSGIPDYTSASFDYATNYSEDDLVRMASDLTLEYLPGTRWNYSNTGYAMLGVMISRVTGVPYWEFLRERVFDPAGMPTIRINTATQIVPHRARGYMPGPGGLQNASHVAEQTNTTADGSMLLSLRDMIAWNEAVRTRAVLSPESWDQILSPMVLNSGNTHPYGFAWFFDEVAGQPVLEHSGSWQGFVNQYTRFPEQDLSVIVLTNARSAMSAPLAMRIGALIDPALMPEPLPIEAIADDPAVTTHVAGMLEKMSDGSLALTDFDFIRQTVFPRMRVALQTQLAGLGRPDDLTLLAREQVGDDTEFVYRATWGDRRMRVTLSIGPDGGLTNFVFIVPGTP, from the coding sequence GTGGCCGTGGTGGCGGTCACGACGGCGGCCTGCCTGAGCCCGATGGGGGCCGACGCCCAGACTCGGGAGGTGGCCTTCTCCACCGACGAGGGCACGTGGCTTTCGCTCGATGTCTCGCCGCGCAGGGACGGGCTCGTGTTCGAGTTGCTCGGAGACATCTACGCGTTGCCCGTGGCGGGCGGTGCAGCGACGCCCGTGCTGACGGGCACCGCGTTTCAGTCGCAGCCGCGCTACTCGCCAGATGGACTCTGGCTCGCGTACATCAGTGACGAGTCGGGTGCTGACAATTTGTGGGTCGCGCGGTCCGACGGGTCAGGTGCCCGCCCGATCACCGATCGGACAGGATCGACATTCATCTCCCCGGAATGGTCGGTGGACGGCGAAACCCTGTTCGTGACCGTCGTGACGGGGGCGTTTCAGCGTGTCGCCGAATTGTGGGGGTTCGACGTTGCGGACGGATCTGAGACACGGCTCCTCGAGAACGGGAACGGCCCACCGGCACCCCTCGTGTCGTCTCCGGCACCGGGTCCGTATGGCGGGTCGGTCGCTCCCGACGGGTCTATCTATTACACGTCGGTGACGCCCCGCCCGTACGGCAGCCGGACCGGGGCCAGCAGTGCGGTGATGCGCTACGACCCGGCGGTGGGACGCAGCGCGCCGGTGCCGTTGGAAGGCATCCAGGCGATGAAGCCGCGCGTCTCTCCCGACGGAAGGACGCTGATCTATGCAGCCATGCGCGACGGGCGTACGGGCCTGAAGGCAAGAGATCTGTCGGCGGGAACGGAACGCTGGATCGCGTACCCGATTCAACGGAATCAACTCGAGGGTCGCGCGACGCGGGACCTGCTTCCGAACTACGCGTTCACGCCCGATGGGAGTGCGCTGCTCGTGGAGCTTCGCGGTCGTATCCACCGCCTCGACCTAACTACTGACGAGGTCACGCCCGTCCCGTTCGAAGCGGCCGTGCGCTTACAGGTTGCCGAGCGCCTCGACTTTCCCCGGCCGGTGGAGACGGGCCCGGTGCGTGGCCGGCGAGCACATGGGGTCGCGGCCGCGCCTAACGGACGCCTCGCTTTCTCGTCGCTGGCTCGCATCTGGGTCGCCGATGCTGTGGGCTCCACGCCCCGGCGCCTGACCGACGAGCCTCGGCCGCGCGAGTTCATGCCGGCCTGGTCGCCGGACGGCCGGTGGATCGCCTACGTCACCTGGACGGAAGAAGGCGGTCACCTCTGGAAGGCGAGCGCCGCGGGCGGGGTGCCCGAGCGCCTGTCGGACGCCCCCGCGTTGTGGGCCGACCCGGTGTGGACCCCCGATGGGAATGCGGTGATCGCGCTGCGAGCCTCGCTCGGCGCCGCGGCTTCGGTGCCATCCCTCGGGCCGGGCACCGCGGTGCCACCTTCGGCCGACATCGTCTCGGTTCCGACCAATGGCGGTGCGCACCGGACGATCGCCTCCTCGAACGGGTTGAGGTTCCCGCATTTCGGGCCGGCGACCGACGCGGTGTACCTCTCTTCCGGTGAGGCCGGGCTGCTCCGCTTCCCGCTCGCGGGCGGCCCGCCGGAAACGGTCGCGACCATGGCCGGTCCGCCCGCGGCCGAGCTGCGCATCAGCCCCGACGGGCGCTTCGTCGCCGTGCGCGCCGGCCCGACCGTCATACGAGTGCAGATGCCGGTTGCAGTCGCGGCCGGTCCGGTGCCCCTGACGCACGAGGGTCCGTCCCTCACGTCAGCCGGCGCGACGAGTGTGGCGTGGACGCCTGACGGAACCTCTTTGCTGTGGACCGAGGGGCCTCGCATCGGACGCGCCGGCACCGACGGAGCCACGCCGCCAACCACGACACCGTTCGGGGTCGAAGTGCCAAGAGCCACCTCGACCGGGACCGTCGTCCTGAGCGGCGCGAAGCTCGTCACGATGCGTGGCGACGAGGTCATCGAGCGGGGTGATGTGGTCGTGACAAACGGGCGCATCACGTGGGTGGGACCGACGGGTACGCAGCCGCCCGACGGGGCCCGCGTCATCGATGTGTCAGGGCGCGTCATCGTGCCGGGCTTCATCGACGTGCACGCGCACTTCGGTGCGCGTAGCGAGCTGCTCGAGCCCGAGGGTACGTTCGCGTTTTCCAACCTGGCCTTCGGCATCACGACAGTACGCAACCCACAGGCCTCGCTCGACGTGTTCGAACTGGCCGACGTGATCGAAGCCGACGGCGTTCCCGCCCCGCGTGTCGTGTCGACCGGCCCGGGTCTGTTCGGCATGCTGAACCTGCAGTCATACGAACAGACCCTGGCCTTGCTGCGTCGCTACCGGGACGAGTACGGCACGCATGTCTTGAAGTCGTACCTGGTGGGCGACCGGCAGCAGCGCGCGTGGGTCGTTCAGGCATCACGTGAACTGGGCATGATGCCCACCACCGAGGGCGGCGCCGACACGAAGGCCGACCTCACATACGCGATCGACGGGTTCAGCGGGAACGAACACGCCGTGCCGGTCGCCCCGATCTACGACGACATTGTCCAGCTGTTTGCGCGCACCGGCATGACCTACACGCCGACCCTGGTGGTCTCGTTCGGGGCGGCGTTGCCGATCTACCGTCTGCTCGCGGAAGAGCGACCGCATGAGGACGCGCGCGCGTCCCGGTGGCATGCGGAAGGTGAACTGTACCAGCGATCCTCGACGCGACAGTTGTGGTTCGCGCCCGAGGACTTCAGCAACATCGAGGTCGCCCAGGGCGCCGACGCGATCCTGGGGGCGGGTGGCAACGTCGCACTGGGCGGTCATGGCGAGGTGCAGGGCCTGTCGAACCACTGGGAAATGAAACTGCTCGCCGCCGGGGGCATGTCCAACCACGACGTCCTTCGGGTCGCGACGATCATGGGTGCGGAGGCCATCGGCTACGACTCCGACCTGGGGAGCATTGCGGTGGGCAAGCTGGCCGACCTAGTCGTGCTGAACCGCGACCCCCTCACCGACATCGAGGCCACCCAGGACATCGACCGCGTCATGCGCGGCGGCGTGCTATACGACGGGTTCACGCTCGACGAGGTATGGCCGACACCTCGCTCACGTCCCGTGCCCTGGAAGCTTCGAAAGTTCACCACGCCCGCCACTGCCGTTGCGGGCATCGAACAGGCCGTTCGCGATGCGATGGATCGCACCCGTACGCCGGGTGTGGCGGTCGCGGTGGTGCACCGCGGTGAGGTACTGATGTCGAAGGGTTTTGGACTCGCGAACATCGAGACCGGTTCGGCTGTGACGACCCAGACCATGTTCCAGACGGGTTCGGTCGGCAAACAATTCACGGCGGCCGGCGTGATGGTGCTGGTCGAGGACGGACGCATCGACCTCGATGAGTCGATTCGTGTGCATCTGCCGGAAGCGCCGGAGTCGTGGCAGGCGATCACGTTGCGCCACCTCCTGACGCATTCCTCGGGCATTCCCGACTACACGAGCGCGTCGTTCGACTACGCGACGAACTACTCGGAAGACGACCTGGTGCGCATGGCTTCGGACCTCACGCTCGAGTACCTCCCCGGGACGCGCTGGAACTACTCGAACACCGGGTATGCGATGCTCGGCGTGATGATCAGTCGGGTGACGGGCGTGCCGTACTGGGAGTTCCTGCGCGAGCGCGTGTTTGACCCTGCGGGCATGCCCACGATCCGGATCAACACGGCGACCCAGATCGTGCCACACCGCGCCCGCGGGTACATGCCTGGCCCTGGGGGACTGCAAAACGCGTCGCATGTCGCCGAACAAACCAACACGACCGCAGACGGCAGCATGCTGCTCAGCCTGCGTGACATGATCGCCTGGAACGAGGCCGTACGAACCCGGGCTGTGCTCTCACCCGAGAGTTGGGATCAGATCCTCAGCCCCATGGTTCTCAACAGCGGCAACACGCATCCCTACGGGTTCGCGTGGTTCTTCGACGAGGTCGCGGGGCAGCCGGTGCTCGAACACAGCGGGTCGTGGCAGGGCTTTGTGAATCAATACACTCGGTTCCCAGAGCAGGACCTTTCGGTGATCGTGCTCACCAACGCGCGCAGCGCCATGTCGGCTCCGCTGGCGATGCGCATCGGCGCCCTGATCGACCCGGCGCTCATGCCCGAGCCACTGCCGATCGAGGCCATTGCGGACGACCCAGCTGTTACCACCCACGTCGCGGGGATGCTCGAGAAGATGTCCGATGGTTCGCTCGCACTGACCGATTTCGACTTCATTCGGCAGACGGTCTTTCCGAGAATGCGGGTAGCTCTTCAGACCCAACTCGCCGGCCTCGGGCGACCAGACGATCTGACCCTGCTGGCTCGTGAGCAGGTCGGCGACGACACCGAGTTCGTGTATCGGGCCACATGGGGCGACCGGCGCATGCGCGTCACGCTTTCGATCGGGCCGGACGGTGGCCTGACGAACTTCGTGTTCATCGTGCCAGGCACGCCGTGA
- a CDS encoding amidohydrolase family protein encodes MSRQVKDLGCLKRLATTALVMGGLVAMAAPVAAQGRGGPGGRGAAPLPLSGARTAEFTATEGTWMSLDVSPDGQTIVFDLLGDLYTMPISGGEASPLLTGMAFEAQPRFSPDGESVAYVSDKSGGDNLWTMRLDRTDTTQVSRGNNNLYTSPEWDPAGDYLVVSRAAGPLGGSAKLFMYKADRTSPIATGGGTGQQKMVGAAFSPDGRYIWYASGTGDWQYNARLPLYQLRRYDRETGNTTTMTNRYGSAFRPAISPDGMWLVYGTRYNADTGLRKRNLETGEEEWLAYPIQRDDQESRAPLDILPGYAFTPDGSSLVVSFGGKIWNVPMDGSDQAEIPFAVPVKVDVGPEVKFASQIDTTAMVTASQIRSPVASPDGGQIVFTAFDRLWVKDMPSGEARRLTDADHGEFHPQWSPDGSTIAYVTWDDADGGHIMTIPAAGGAAVQLTSTAAMYYNTAWSPNGQRIVTSRGAARDLKTAADIFFGPSGAEFVWVPSAGGEVTLIAPTGFRDVAHFVDGEDDRIYAYSPIEGLVSFRWDGTDVKRHLRVLGRQGVPGFATPHANEPEYLPRRPFPWRMTPDPTDPTPQTEPGGPAPAGLLMMSPEGNQAFAQFGNDIFVIDLENAGPTPPTVILTQLAASPVPVRKLTDVGGEFPSWTADGQGINWAMGNVLFSYDINHVEAEEAEEEATAHGRALIRARALAVTDTLKEKRAEVDSLETAVEEAADSLDTTGDEASVETLRDDIMRLQADSVQVVADSLIARSDSIRAAAEEVAAKADAIRGGDEEILADTTDTYEAVERKIEVELPRDIPRGTVALTGGRIITMADNPGDTTGAPHVIENGTVIVTDNKIVAVGMADSVEIPEGAEVISMAGKTLMPGMVDTHYHSMWLVPEIHPQEVWQYLAALSYGVTTTRDPQTAFTDVLSYTDRVNTGGLIGPRIYSTGPGVFAGENVRDADHAKDVLRRYSEYYDTKTLKMYMTGNRQQRQWVIQAAKELELMPTTEGGLDFKLDITHVIDGYPGVEHTLPIAPIYSDVVKLFETSQTTNTPTLLVSYGGPFGENFFYATENVHDSPKLNMFIPKANLDMRARRRGPGAGGSPGTAGWFLPEEYVFPRHGEFVEKMLEGDARMGVGSHGQIQGIGLHWEMWAMGSGGAEPHDILRAATILGAEAIGFGAQLGSIEEGKFADIVILNSNPMDDLRNTVDIANVMKDGRLYDGMTLDEIYPQQRRLERRRPGESDPGATAAGIARR; translated from the coding sequence ATGAGCCGCCAGGTGAAGGACCTCGGATGCCTCAAGCGCCTCGCTACTACAGCGCTGGTGATGGGCGGCTTGGTCGCGATGGCTGCACCGGTTGCAGCTCAAGGGCGTGGTGGCCCCGGGGGGCGCGGCGCGGCGCCGCTACCGCTTAGTGGTGCACGCACCGCAGAGTTCACAGCCACGGAAGGCACGTGGATGTCGCTCGACGTATCACCTGACGGACAGACCATCGTCTTCGATCTGCTCGGCGATCTGTACACCATGCCTATCTCGGGTGGAGAGGCTTCGCCCCTCCTGACCGGGATGGCCTTCGAAGCACAGCCGCGCTTCAGCCCGGACGGTGAGTCCGTGGCTTATGTCTCCGACAAGAGCGGAGGCGACAACCTCTGGACCATGCGGCTGGACCGCACGGACACCACGCAGGTGTCACGCGGGAACAACAACCTCTACACGTCACCCGAGTGGGACCCGGCGGGAGACTACCTCGTGGTCAGCCGAGCAGCAGGCCCGCTCGGTGGCTCCGCGAAGCTCTTCATGTACAAGGCGGACCGCACGTCGCCCATCGCGACGGGGGGTGGCACGGGCCAACAAAAGATGGTCGGCGCCGCATTCAGCCCGGACGGCCGATACATCTGGTACGCCAGCGGAACCGGTGACTGGCAGTACAACGCGCGGCTGCCGCTGTATCAGCTGCGGCGGTACGACCGGGAGACCGGCAACACGACCACGATGACGAACCGCTACGGTTCGGCCTTCCGCCCGGCGATCTCCCCTGACGGTATGTGGCTCGTTTACGGCACGCGCTACAACGCGGACACAGGGCTCCGGAAACGAAATCTGGAGACAGGCGAAGAAGAATGGCTCGCCTACCCCATCCAGCGTGACGACCAAGAATCACGGGCGCCGCTCGATATTCTTCCCGGTTATGCATTCACACCGGATGGCTCCTCGCTCGTCGTTTCGTTCGGCGGCAAGATCTGGAACGTCCCCATGGACGGTTCGGATCAAGCGGAGATCCCGTTTGCGGTACCGGTGAAGGTAGACGTCGGTCCGGAGGTGAAGTTCGCCTCCCAGATCGACACCACCGCGATGGTCACGGCAAGCCAGATCCGCAGTCCGGTGGCTTCACCGGATGGCGGCCAGATCGTCTTCACAGCATTCGACCGCCTCTGGGTGAAGGACATGCCCAGCGGTGAGGCTCGTCGCCTGACCGATGCGGATCACGGCGAGTTCCACCCGCAATGGTCCCCGGACGGTTCGACGATCGCGTACGTGACGTGGGACGACGCCGACGGTGGTCACATCATGACTATTCCGGCCGCAGGGGGAGCTGCCGTGCAGCTCACGTCGACCGCGGCCATGTACTACAACACTGCTTGGTCGCCCAACGGACAGCGGATCGTCACTTCTCGTGGCGCCGCCCGTGACCTGAAGACCGCCGCGGATATTTTCTTCGGACCCAGTGGCGCCGAATTCGTTTGGGTGCCATCGGCTGGCGGAGAGGTGACCCTCATCGCTCCGACCGGATTCAGAGACGTCGCCCACTTCGTGGACGGCGAGGACGACCGGATCTACGCGTACAGCCCCATTGAGGGCCTCGTGTCGTTCCGTTGGGACGGCACGGATGTGAAGCGGCATCTGCGGGTGCTCGGCAGGCAGGGTGTGCCAGGCTTCGCGACGCCTCACGCCAACGAGCCGGAGTACCTTCCCCGCCGGCCCTTCCCGTGGCGCATGACACCGGATCCCACGGACCCGACTCCACAAACGGAGCCCGGTGGCCCAGCGCCAGCAGGCCTGTTGATGATGTCGCCCGAAGGCAACCAAGCCTTCGCACAGTTCGGGAACGACATCTTCGTAATCGACTTGGAGAACGCAGGACCGACGCCGCCGACCGTGATCCTCACCCAATTGGCGGCATCGCCCGTTCCGGTTCGCAAGCTGACAGACGTCGGGGGTGAATTCCCCTCATGGACAGCGGACGGACAGGGCATCAATTGGGCCATGGGCAACGTGCTCTTCTCGTACGACATCAACCACGTCGAAGCGGAAGAAGCCGAAGAGGAAGCGACCGCACATGGACGCGCGCTCATCCGTGCACGGGCTCTAGCCGTAACCGACACGCTCAAAGAGAAGCGTGCCGAAGTCGACAGCCTCGAGACCGCGGTCGAAGAGGCGGCGGACTCGTTGGATACGACGGGCGACGAAGCATCCGTCGAGACGCTGAGGGACGACATCATGCGCCTCCAGGCCGACTCGGTTCAGGTCGTCGCAGATTCGCTAATCGCACGGTCAGATTCGATTCGCGCAGCAGCGGAAGAAGTCGCGGCTAAGGCCGATGCGATTCGAGGCGGTGACGAAGAGATCCTCGCCGACACGACGGACACCTACGAAGCCGTCGAACGGAAGATCGAGGTCGAGCTGCCTCGGGATATCCCTCGAGGGACGGTGGCGCTCACAGGGGGTCGCATCATCACGATGGCGGACAACCCAGGAGATACGACCGGAGCACCTCACGTCATCGAGAACGGCACGGTCATCGTCACGGACAACAAGATCGTCGCGGTCGGCATGGCAGACTCGGTGGAGATTCCCGAAGGAGCCGAGGTCATCAGCATGGCCGGCAAGACGCTCATGCCGGGCATGGTGGATACGCACTACCACTCGATGTGGTTGGTGCCGGAGATCCACCCCCAGGAGGTGTGGCAGTACTTAGCCGCGCTCTCCTACGGTGTCACGACAACACGTGATCCCCAGACAGCCTTCACGGACGTCCTGAGCTACACGGATCGTGTGAACACGGGGGGCTTGATCGGTCCGCGAATTTACTCGACGGGACCGGGCGTCTTCGCCGGTGAGAATGTGCGAGACGCGGATCACGCGAAGGACGTCCTACGCCGGTACTCCGAGTACTACGACACCAAGACGCTGAAGATGTACATGACGGGGAACCGTCAGCAGCGTCAGTGGGTGATCCAAGCGGCGAAGGAACTCGAGTTGATGCCGACCACCGAGGGTGGACTCGACTTCAAACTCGACATTACACACGTCATCGACGGGTATCCCGGGGTGGAGCACACACTGCCTATCGCACCGATCTACTCGGACGTGGTCAAGCTGTTCGAGACGTCGCAGACGACGAACACACCGACGCTGCTCGTGTCGTACGGCGGGCCCTTCGGTGAGAACTTCTTCTACGCCACGGAGAACGTTCACGACAGCCCGAAGTTGAACATGTTCATTCCGAAGGCGAATCTGGACATGCGCGCACGCAGGCGCGGTCCGGGAGCGGGCGGTAGCCCAGGGACCGCCGGCTGGTTCCTGCCCGAGGAGTACGTCTTCCCGCGCCACGGTGAATTCGTGGAGAAGATGCTTGAAGGGGACGCGCGCATGGGTGTGGGAAGCCACGGACAGATCCAGGGCATCGGGCTGCATTGGGAGATGTGGGCCATGGGCTCCGGCGGTGCCGAGCCTCACGACATCCTACGTGCTGCCACGATCCTGGGTGCTGAAGCCATCGGCTTCGGTGCTCAGCTCGGCAGCATCGAGGAAGGCAAGTTCGCGGACATCGTGATTCTGAATTCGAACCCCATGGATGACCTTCGCAACACGGTCGACATCGCGAACGTTATGAAGGACGGCCGCCTGTACGACGGAATGACTCTGGACGAGATCTACCCGCAGCAGCGTAGGTTGGAGCGGAGACGGCCGGGTGAGTCGGATCCGGGTGCTACTGCGGCGGGGATCGCGCGGCGGTAG